Genomic DNA from bacterium:
GCCAAGAAGATCCTGACCCACCATCGCATCAAGACGCCGGCCTTTCATGTCTATCCCAAGGGCCGGGCGGCGGTTCCGATAAAAAAAATGAAGTACCCGCTCATCGTCAAGCCCTTGGGCGAGGAGGCGAGCGTCGGAATTTCGATGTCCAGTTTCGTGGAGGACGACAAGGGGCTGATCGAGCGGGTTCGCTTCGTGCACGATTCGTTGAACCAGGACGTGATCGCCGAAGAATATGTGGGCGGCCGGGAGCTCTACGTCAGCGCGCTCGGCAATAACCGCTTGAAGGTCTTTCCGCCCCGCGAATTGGTTTTCGAGGAAGTGCCGGAGGACGAGCCCAAAATAGCCACCTACAAGGCCAAGTGGGACGACAAGTATCGCAAGCGCTGGGGCATTAAAAATAAATTCGCCGTCGGCCTGCCGGAGGGCGTGCCAAAGAAGATCGAGCGCCTCTGCAAGAAGGTCTATTCCTATCTCTACCTGCGGGGCTACGCCCGCCTCGACCTGCGCCTGACTCCGGAGAACGAGGTCGTTTTTTTGGAGGCCAATCCCAACCCCTTCATCGCCAAGGACGAGGATTTTTCCAAGTCGGCCGCCAAGGCCGGGATTGAATACCCGCTGCTGATTCGGCGCATTCTCCAATACGGCTTGGCGCCCCAAGGCTAAACCCGGCTCATTAAATCCCGTGGCAAGCCAGCAGATCCTCGCTGGAGAGGCTGGCGGCCTTCCCGCGGGCACAGTCTTGAGCCGTTTTGATGTAGGCCCGTTTTTCCTCTTCGTTGATCCAGCCTTGGGACTCGGCATATTCGGCCGCCCTGGCCACACTGCCCAGATAAGGCCCCGAGAGAGCGTCGTCGATCATGCTCTTCTGGAACACGCCATACCTCTGGGTGAGCTCCTGATCGGTGTACCTTGAATAGCTTCCTCCGCTCACCGGTATAAAAGAGATATTGGGTAGGATGCCGGCAAAGAGGTAAGGCGATGCGGGTTCCACCCCGCCGTAATTCCCCAAGGGAGCCCCCGCCAACTCGCCGTCAACCTCGGTCACCACGTGGGGCAGGCGAATTCCGCCTGAAAGGGCATTCCCCTTCGCTGGATCGCGCGGGCAGTCCAAGTAGACGTCATTCATTGTCGGAGCTCCATCGGCTTCGAAGAGATTTTCAGCCGAACCGACGACGCATTCCGGATGGGTATTGGGATTCGAAGAGGCATCCAAATAGGCGCTGGGCGGCGGGGTCGAGGTCCCGTCGATCCAATTCACCAGGTGATCCATCATCGTCCGAAAGACCGGGCTGATTCTCACCGGATTTTGCCGGCTGCTTTGCCCCCACAAGGCCAAAATGGGGGCGATATCGACGGCCTCCATCGGGGTATGAGACGAGCCCGCTACTTCATAGACCTTATACCAATCGGTGTCTCCCCGGACGCCTTCCGACTGGAGGATCTGAACGTCGTGCTCGTTATTGACCGTGATCGACTTTCCAGACCCTTCCGGCGATTCCCCGATGAAAGGAGAAACCCCATGAGCCCCCAAAAGATTGCCATCAAAAGTTCCCCAGAACTGGGGCGTAAAAGAGAACAGCCGTTGATGGAATGCCGACTGGGAATATCCAATCGAGATCACCTTGGAGGAACTACAAGCGCCGGCAAAATCGGGATCGGACCCGAGGTTCCGAAGGAAAGCCGCCCCATCGCTTAGAACAACCCATGACGCCAAGATTTCGGCAGCCGGATCTGGAGCCGGTATCCCGGCCGTCGGCGGATAGAAGCCATGATCAATTCCTGCTTGGATCGGATCTTGGCCAAAAGAGGAAATTCTCTGATATTGCAAGGAAGCTAAGGCATGCCCCCGTTTGGCAACATAGGTGTCCCCGAGAACAAGGGCGCCAATTCCCAAGGGAGGGAAGTAGACACCCAAATCGTTGAGAAAAAGCGAGCCGCTATTGTTGACCAGGTCGACAATCCCGGTGCCACTGCAATCCGCCACGTCGGCCGGATACATCAAAGAAATGGGCGCTTTATAAGGTTGAACGCCCGAAGGCGACCCAAAGTCGATCGTTCCTTCCATTAACCCCGAAACCTTGACGTAAACCTTGCCCCCCATGACGACGTTGACGGGCCCGCTACAGAAGGCGCCCTCGGCGGGCTCGCAAGTCGAAAATCCGGTCA
This window encodes:
- a CDS encoding alpha/beta hydrolase domain-containing protein, whose protein sequence is MKWLTLIPMLVSLPAWGAVTGFSTCEPAEGAFCSGPVNVVMGGKVYVKVSGLMEGTIDFGSPSGVQPYKAPISLMYPADVADCSGTGIVDLVNNSGSLFLNDLGVYFPPLGIGALVLGDTYVAKRGHALASLQYQRISSFGQDPIQAGIDHGFYPPTAGIPAPDPAAEILASWVVLSDGAAFLRNLGSDPDFAGACSSSKVISIGYSQSAFHQRLFSFTPQFWGTFDGNLLGAHGVSPFIGESPEGSGKSITVNNEHDVQILQSEGVRGDTDWYKVYEVAGSSHTPMEAVDIAPILALWGQSSRQNPVRISPVFRTMMDHLVNWIDGTSTPPPSAYLDASSNPNTHPECVVGSAENLFEADGAPTMNDVYLDCPRDPAKGNALSGGIRLPHVVTEVDGELAGAPLGNYGGVEPASPYLFAGILPNISFIPVSGGSYSRYTDQELTQRYGVFQKSMIDDALSGPYLGSVARAAEYAESQGWINEEEKRAYIKTAQDCARGKAASLSSEDLLACHGI
- a CDS encoding ATP-grasp domain-containing protein; this translates as MTKRLKVLLLFDEASGTSSDYETLMKTPDFRAEKDVYEALQALGHEVRLLGVSNDATVLLEELKSHRPDIVFNQVEQFNGDSAQEKNVIGLLEMFGLPFTGTGSSGLMICKNKALAKKILTHHRIKTPAFHVYPKGRAAVPIKKMKYPLIVKPLGEEASVGISMSSFVEDDKGLIERVRFVHDSLNQDVIAEEYVGGRELYVSALGNNRLKVFPPRELVFEEVPEDEPKIATYKAKWDDKYRKRWGIKNKFAVGLPEGVPKKIERLCKKVYSYLYLRGYARLDLRLTPENEVVFLEANPNPFIAKDEDFSKSAAKAGIEYPLLIRRILQYGLAPQG